A single genomic interval of Gossypium raimondii isolate GPD5lz chromosome 11, ASM2569854v1, whole genome shotgun sequence harbors:
- the LOC105804164 gene encoding ras-related protein Rab11A — protein sequence MASGGGYGDPSQKIDYVFKVVLIGDSAVGKSQILARFSRNEFSLDSKATIGVEFQTRTLVIEHKSVKAQIWDTAGQERYRAVTSAYYRGAVGAMLVYDITKRQTFDHIPRWLEELRGHADKNIVIILLGNKSDLENQREVPTEDAKEFAQKEGLFFLETSALEATNVETAFMTVLTEIFNIVNKKNLVADENQGNGNPASLAGKKIVIPGPAQEIPAKSNMCCRS from the exons ATGGCTAGTGGAGGAGGGTATGGGGACCCAAGCCAGAAGATTGACTACGTTTTCAAAGTAGTCTTGATTGGTGACTCTGCCGTCGGTAAGTCTCAGATTCTTGCTCGGTTTTCCAGAAATGAGTTTAGTTTAGATTCCAAGGCCACCATTGGAGTTGAGTTTCAGACTAGAACTCTTGTTATTGAACACAAGAGTGTCAAGGCTCAGATCTGGGACACTGCTGGTCAAGAACG ATACAGAGCTGTTACGAGTGCATACTATAGGGGTGCTGTTGGAGCAATGCTGGTGTATGACATAACAAAACGTCAGACCTTCGATCACATTCCACGTTGGCTGGAAGAGTTGCGTGGCCATGCCGACAAGAACATTGTTATTATCCTGCTCGGGAACAAAAGTGACCTTGAAAACCAACGAGAAGTTCCAACCGAGGATGCCAAAGAATTTGCTCAAAAGGAAGGACTATTTTTCTTGGAGACCTCGGCTCTTGAAGCAACTAATGTGGAGACTGCCTTCATGACTGTGCTTACGGAGATCTTCAACATCGTGAACAAGAAGAACCTGGTTGCTGATGAGAATCAGGGGAATGGCAACCCCGCGTCTCTAGCAGGCAAGAAGATAGTCATTCCAGGTCCAGCGCAAGAAATTCCAGCAAAGAGCAACATGTGCTGTAGGTCATGA